A single region of the Hippopotamus amphibius kiboko isolate mHipAmp2 chromosome 6, mHipAmp2.hap2, whole genome shotgun sequence genome encodes:
- the LOC130855925 gene encoding arylacetamide deacetylase-like isoform X3, producing the protein MSFQEVPPTSDENVTVTETTFNNVPVRIYVPKRKSETLRRGLFYIHGGGWCMGSAALFDTDFLSRRTADRLDAVVISTNYRLAPKHHFPNQLEDVYNALKWFLYHDVLDKYGVDPERIGISGSSAGGNLAAAVTQQLKDDPDVKIKLKTQSLLYPALQTLDMDLPSYQENSHFPVLPRSHAVRSWSEYFTTDRSLENAMLFNQHVPVESSHLFKFVNWSSLLPEEFKKGHFYNSPTYGGSELAKKYPGFLDVRAAPLLAGDNKLRNLPLTYVMTCQYDVLRDDGIMYVTRLRNAGVRVTHDHIADGFHGALSYHGFKVGYRMENLYMSWLSENL; encoded by the exons ATGAGCTTTCAAGAAGTCCCACCCACATCTGATGAAAATGTCACTGTGACGGAGACAACTTTCAACAACGTTCCTGtccgtatatatgtaccaaaacGAAAGTCAGAGACACTAAGAAGGGGCTTATTTTATATTCATGGTGGTGGTTGGTGTATGGGGAGTGCTG cttTGTTTGATACTGACTTTCTATCAAGACGGACAGCTGATAGACTTGATGCTGTTGTCATTTCAACCAA CTACCGACTAGCACCTAAGCATCACTTTCCAAACCAGCTTGAAGATGTATATAATGCACTAAAGTGGTTCTTATACCATGATGTTCTTGACAAGTATGGTGTAGATCCTGAAAGAATTGGTATTTCTGGAAGCAGTGCCGGAGGGAATTTAGCTGCAGCAGTGACTCAACAG CTCAAAGATGACCCGGATGTCAAGATCAAACTCAAGACCCAGTCTTTACTTTATCCTGCCCTTCAGACTCTTGATATGGATTTACCATCATATCAGGAAAACTCACATTTTCCTGTGCTGCCCAGATCACATGCAGTCAGATCGTGGAGTGAATACTTTACCACGGACAGATCGCTTGAAAACGCCATGCTCTTCAATCAACATGTACCAGTGGAATCAAGCCATCTGTTCAAATTTGTTAACTGGAGTTCTTTGCTCCCTGAGGAGTTTAAGAAAGGGCATTTTTATAACAGTCCAACTTACGGTGGTTCTGAGCTGGCTAAAAAATATCCAGGGTTCCTAGACGTGAGGGCAGCTCCCTTGTTGGCTGGTGACAACAAGTTGCGTAATTTACCCCTGACCTATGTCATGACCTGTCAATATGACGTCTTAAGGGACGATGGAATCATGTATGTCACCCGACTTCGGAACGCTGGCGTTAGGGTGACCCATGACCACATTGCGGATGGATTCCATGGAGCACTTTCCTATCATGGATTTAAAGTTGGATATAGAATGGAAAATCTGTATATGAGTTGGCTAAGTGAAAATTTATAG
- the LOC130855925 gene encoding arylacetamide deacetylase-like isoform X1 has protein sequence MGRKMIFLLIMGVLGAYYLYTPLPDNIEEPWRLAWVTTRKNTITNLALFVELLGISHFTNIVVFFMSFQEVPPTSDENVTVTETTFNNVPVRIYVPKRKSETLRRGLFYIHGGGWCMGSAALFDTDFLSRRTADRLDAVVISTNYRLAPKHHFPNQLEDVYNALKWFLYHDVLDKYGVDPERIGISGSSAGGNLAAAVTQQLKDDPDVKIKLKTQSLLYPALQTLDMDLPSYQENSHFPVLPRSHAVRSWSEYFTTDRSLENAMLFNQHVPVESSHLFKFVNWSSLLPEEFKKGHFYNSPTYGGSELAKKYPGFLDVRAAPLLAGDNKLRNLPLTYVMTCQYDVLRDDGIMYVTRLRNAGVRVTHDHIADGFHGALSYHGFKVGYRMENLYMSWLSENL, from the exons ATGGGAAGAAAGatgatttttcttctgattatgGGGGTCCTTGGGGCATATTATCTTTATACACCTCTCCCAGATAATATTGAGGAGCCCTGGAGACTAGCGTGGGTGACCACACGTAAGAACACTATAACAAATTTG gCTCTGTTTGTTGAACTATTGGGAATCAGTCATTTCACGAACATTGTAGTGTTCTTCATGAGCTTTCAAGAAGTCCCACCCACATCTGATGAAAATGTCACTGTGACGGAGACAACTTTCAACAACGTTCCTGtccgtatatatgtaccaaaacGAAAGTCAGAGACACTAAGAAGGGGCTTATTTTATATTCATGGTGGTGGTTGGTGTATGGGGAGTGCTG cttTGTTTGATACTGACTTTCTATCAAGACGGACAGCTGATAGACTTGATGCTGTTGTCATTTCAACCAA CTACCGACTAGCACCTAAGCATCACTTTCCAAACCAGCTTGAAGATGTATATAATGCACTAAAGTGGTTCTTATACCATGATGTTCTTGACAAGTATGGTGTAGATCCTGAAAGAATTGGTATTTCTGGAAGCAGTGCCGGAGGGAATTTAGCTGCAGCAGTGACTCAACAG CTCAAAGATGACCCGGATGTCAAGATCAAACTCAAGACCCAGTCTTTACTTTATCCTGCCCTTCAGACTCTTGATATGGATTTACCATCATATCAGGAAAACTCACATTTTCCTGTGCTGCCCAGATCACATGCAGTCAGATCGTGGAGTGAATACTTTACCACGGACAGATCGCTTGAAAACGCCATGCTCTTCAATCAACATGTACCAGTGGAATCAAGCCATCTGTTCAAATTTGTTAACTGGAGTTCTTTGCTCCCTGAGGAGTTTAAGAAAGGGCATTTTTATAACAGTCCAACTTACGGTGGTTCTGAGCTGGCTAAAAAATATCCAGGGTTCCTAGACGTGAGGGCAGCTCCCTTGTTGGCTGGTGACAACAAGTTGCGTAATTTACCCCTGACCTATGTCATGACCTGTCAATATGACGTCTTAAGGGACGATGGAATCATGTATGTCACCCGACTTCGGAACGCTGGCGTTAGGGTGACCCATGACCACATTGCGGATGGATTCCATGGAGCACTTTCCTATCATGGATTTAAAGTTGGATATAGAATGGAAAATCTGTATATGAGTTGGCTAAGTGAAAATTTATAG
- the LOC130855925 gene encoding arylacetamide deacetylase-like isoform X2 — MCWLRKTKDLLKKRGWQWSTGGQSLHPFCNCREEQALFVELLGISHFTNIVVFFMSFQEVPPTSDENVTVTETTFNNVPVRIYVPKRKSETLRRGLFYIHGGGWCMGSAALFDTDFLSRRTADRLDAVVISTNYRLAPKHHFPNQLEDVYNALKWFLYHDVLDKYGVDPERIGISGSSAGGNLAAAVTQQLKDDPDVKIKLKTQSLLYPALQTLDMDLPSYQENSHFPVLPRSHAVRSWSEYFTTDRSLENAMLFNQHVPVESSHLFKFVNWSSLLPEEFKKGHFYNSPTYGGSELAKKYPGFLDVRAAPLLAGDNKLRNLPLTYVMTCQYDVLRDDGIMYVTRLRNAGVRVTHDHIADGFHGALSYHGFKVGYRMENLYMSWLSENL; from the exons atgtgctggctgagaaaaacaaaagatcttCTT AAGAAAAGAGGATGGCAGTGGTCCACTGGAGGTCAGAGTCTCCACCCCTTCTGTAATTGCAGAGAGGAGCAG gCTCTGTTTGTTGAACTATTGGGAATCAGTCATTTCACGAACATTGTAGTGTTCTTCATGAGCTTTCAAGAAGTCCCACCCACATCTGATGAAAATGTCACTGTGACGGAGACAACTTTCAACAACGTTCCTGtccgtatatatgtaccaaaacGAAAGTCAGAGACACTAAGAAGGGGCTTATTTTATATTCATGGTGGTGGTTGGTGTATGGGGAGTGCTG cttTGTTTGATACTGACTTTCTATCAAGACGGACAGCTGATAGACTTGATGCTGTTGTCATTTCAACCAA CTACCGACTAGCACCTAAGCATCACTTTCCAAACCAGCTTGAAGATGTATATAATGCACTAAAGTGGTTCTTATACCATGATGTTCTTGACAAGTATGGTGTAGATCCTGAAAGAATTGGTATTTCTGGAAGCAGTGCCGGAGGGAATTTAGCTGCAGCAGTGACTCAACAG CTCAAAGATGACCCGGATGTCAAGATCAAACTCAAGACCCAGTCTTTACTTTATCCTGCCCTTCAGACTCTTGATATGGATTTACCATCATATCAGGAAAACTCACATTTTCCTGTGCTGCCCAGATCACATGCAGTCAGATCGTGGAGTGAATACTTTACCACGGACAGATCGCTTGAAAACGCCATGCTCTTCAATCAACATGTACCAGTGGAATCAAGCCATCTGTTCAAATTTGTTAACTGGAGTTCTTTGCTCCCTGAGGAGTTTAAGAAAGGGCATTTTTATAACAGTCCAACTTACGGTGGTTCTGAGCTGGCTAAAAAATATCCAGGGTTCCTAGACGTGAGGGCAGCTCCCTTGTTGGCTGGTGACAACAAGTTGCGTAATTTACCCCTGACCTATGTCATGACCTGTCAATATGACGTCTTAAGGGACGATGGAATCATGTATGTCACCCGACTTCGGAACGCTGGCGTTAGGGTGACCCATGACCACATTGCGGATGGATTCCATGGAGCACTTTCCTATCATGGATTTAAAGTTGGATATAGAATGGAAAATCTGTATATGAGTTGGCTAAGTGAAAATTTATAG